A genomic stretch from Deinococcus radiotolerans includes:
- a CDS encoding GerMN domain-containing protein, protein MSVPRKLFSPFNVVAAALLAASVLALQAVQRTPPTPEPPKLDLTERQALKVKVYFTDPQVQNLKPETRTVQVSRTNTRSVAQAAVDVWARGPYDKSFLGVVPAGTPAPKVYLRGQHYYVDLPDAYTKLRYGPSGERMLLCTLTRTLIEQKGLDVTFLVGGQNVEALGRMDLTQPFAAGDCADQ, encoded by the coding sequence GTGAGCGTCCCGCGCAAACTGTTCTCGCCGTTCAACGTCGTGGCTGCCGCGCTGCTGGCCGCGTCCGTCCTGGCCCTTCAGGCGGTGCAGCGCACGCCGCCCACGCCCGAGCCGCCCAAACTGGACCTGACTGAACGGCAGGCCCTGAAGGTCAAGGTGTACTTCACCGACCCGCAGGTGCAGAACCTGAAGCCCGAGACCCGCACCGTGCAGGTGTCCCGCACGAACACCCGCTCGGTCGCGCAGGCCGCCGTGGACGTCTGGGCGCGCGGCCCGTACGACAAGAGCTTCTTGGGCGTCGTGCCCGCCGGGACGCCTGCCCCGAAGGTGTACCTGCGCGGCCAGCACTACTACGTGGACCTGCCTGACGCGTACACCAAGCTGCGCTACGGCCCCAGCGGCGAGCGCATGCTGCTGTGCACCCTGACCCGCACCCTGATCGAGCAGAAGGGCCTGGACGTGACCTTCCTGGTGGGCGGGCAGAACGTGGAGGCGCTGGGCCGCATGGACCTGACGCAGCCCTTCGCCGCCGGAGACTGCGCCGACCAGTGA
- a CDS encoding N-acetylmuramoyl-L-alanine amidase gives MRLRAPGRRTALTAAAASLFLIGLAGAQIAFSRLNLAGRDVQSIQLYGAEYASQSNLSGLLSITEDSGVVRVTGLGHTLLLPLDENQQRATTSFNTVQLDTRRVQGRTATRVNGNLYLPLETLASGLGAQYEQGKFTLAAPKLVSVSSRAGRDSDRLVLDLSRDVQVSDEQRGDRVVLTLKGLQGDARRYTTRGAFVPSADVARTGSDLTVTLPLPASSGYRVFKVVRGSGVRVVVDAGPGVPSSAPELLARINAPLIILDPAVVPGVSGDVTLEVARQAAQLLAEKGWQVRVTRSSGANLSRDEVLTLARQSDVYLALDLGRLPGARRSGVTVYEQTGRASSQLINSLRGGSSVPYSSLVVAGAGSTRRLGELLRGELKGGGVTAKQESISRVQSLGEAPQAALLLELGWANNAQDLATLGSAARQKILSVAVARSVATYLTARANNNANLSAPGGAQ, from the coding sequence GTGAGGCTGCGCGCCCCGGGCCGCCGCACCGCCCTGACCGCCGCGGCCGCCAGCCTGTTCCTGATCGGTCTGGCCGGCGCGCAGATCGCCTTCTCCCGCCTGAACCTCGCCGGGCGTGACGTGCAGAGCATCCAGCTGTACGGTGCGGAGTACGCCAGCCAGAGCAACCTGAGCGGCCTGCTGAGCATCACCGAGGACAGCGGCGTGGTCCGCGTGACCGGTCTGGGCCACACGCTGCTGCTTCCCCTCGATGAGAACCAGCAGCGCGCCACGACGTCCTTCAACACCGTACAGCTCGACACGCGCCGCGTGCAGGGCCGCACCGCCACCCGCGTGAACGGCAACCTGTACCTGCCGCTGGAGACCCTGGCCAGCGGTCTGGGCGCCCAGTACGAGCAGGGCAAGTTCACGCTGGCCGCGCCGAAACTCGTGAGCGTCAGCAGCCGCGCCGGACGTGACTCCGACCGCTTGGTGCTCGACCTCAGCCGCGACGTGCAGGTCAGTGACGAGCAGCGCGGCGACCGCGTGGTCCTGACCCTGAAGGGCCTTCAGGGCGACGCGCGGCGCTACACCACCCGCGGCGCGTTCGTGCCCAGCGCCGACGTGGCCCGGACGGGCAGCGACCTGACCGTCACGCTGCCCCTCCCGGCCAGCAGCGGGTACCGCGTGTTCAAGGTCGTGCGCGGCAGCGGCGTGCGCGTCGTCGTGGACGCCGGGCCTGGCGTGCCCAGCAGCGCCCCGGAACTTCTGGCGCGCATCAACGCGCCCCTGATCATCCTGGACCCGGCCGTGGTGCCCGGCGTGAGTGGCGACGTGACCCTGGAAGTCGCCCGGCAGGCCGCGCAGCTCCTGGCCGAGAAGGGCTGGCAGGTGCGGGTCACGCGCAGCAGCGGCGCCAACCTCAGTCGCGACGAGGTCCTGACCCTGGCCCGCCAGAGCGACGTGTACCTGGCGCTTGACCTGGGCCGCCTGCCCGGCGCGCGGCGCAGCGGCGTGACCGTGTACGAGCAGACGGGCCGCGCCAGCAGCCAGCTGATCAACAGCCTGCGCGGCGGCAGCAGCGTCCCGTACAGCAGCCTGGTTGTGGCCGGGGCGGGCAGCACCCGCCGCCTGGGGGAACTGCTGCGCGGTGAACTCAAGGGTGGCGGCGTGACCGCAAAGCAGGAGAGCATCAGCCGCGTGCAGAGCCTCGGGGAGGCCCCCCAGGCGGCGCTGCTGCTGGAACTCGGCTGGGCGAACAACGCGCAGGACCTCGCCACGCTCGGCAGCGCCGCGCGGCAGAAGATCCTGTCGGTGGCGGTGGCCCGCTCGGTCGCCACGTACCTCACGGCCCGCGCGAACAACAACGCGAACCTCAGCGCGCCGGGAGGGGCGCAGTGA
- the smpB gene encoding SsrA-binding protein SmpB: MYTNRRAHYEYELLERFEAGISLTGSEVKSIRAGGVDFRDAFARLHGGNIDLEGLYIPTYKEATYNNHEPRRTRRLLLHREEIGKVKRGLEQKGLTLVPTRLYQKGRFFKVEVALARGKKLHDKRRAEAEKTVRRELREL, translated from the coding sequence GTGTACACGAACCGCCGCGCTCATTACGAGTACGAACTGCTGGAGCGCTTCGAGGCGGGGATCAGCCTGACCGGCAGTGAAGTCAAGAGCATCCGCGCGGGCGGCGTGGACTTCCGCGACGCCTTCGCCCGCCTCCACGGCGGCAACATCGACCTGGAAGGCCTGTACATCCCGACCTACAAGGAAGCGACGTACAACAACCACGAGCCCCGCCGCACCCGCCGCCTGCTGCTGCACCGCGAGGAGATCGGCAAGGTCAAGCGCGGCCTGGAACAGAAAGGCCTGACGCTGGTCCCCACCCGCCTGTACCAGAAGGGCCGGTTCTTCAAGGTGGAAGTGGCCCTGGCGCGCGGCAAGAAACTGCATGACAAGCGCCGCGCGGAAGCCGAGAAGACCGTGCGCCGGGAGCTGCGCGAACTGTGA
- a CDS encoding SDR family oxidoreductase, with amino-acid sequence MTQTTQKSAFITGASKGIGHAVAQALIADGYAVTITSRNAAEIEQVAGELGGHARGFACDVKDPHAVQAAVDAHVAAFGGLDVLFVNAGVGHFGNVADLSIEQWQDVIDTNLSGAFYTVKAAIPALTERGGYIFTLSSLAGKNPLPGGGAYNASKFGLNGLSEVLNLDLRDRGIKVTQIMPGSVATHFAGHTPDADRDAWKIQPEDLAQLTVDLLHMPERTLPSRVEVRPSRPPKK; translated from the coding sequence ATGACGCAGACCACCCAGAAGAGTGCTTTCATCACCGGAGCCAGCAAGGGCATCGGGCACGCCGTCGCGCAGGCCCTGATCGCCGACGGGTACGCCGTGACCATCACCAGCCGCAACGCCGCCGAGATCGAGCAGGTGGCAGGCGAACTGGGCGGGCACGCCCGCGGCTTTGCCTGCGACGTGAAAGACCCGCACGCCGTGCAGGCTGCCGTGGACGCGCACGTGGCCGCCTTCGGCGGGCTGGACGTCCTGTTCGTGAACGCGGGCGTCGGGCACTTCGGGAACGTGGCGGACCTGAGCATCGAGCAGTGGCAGGACGTGATCGACACGAACCTCAGCGGCGCGTTCTACACCGTCAAGGCCGCCATTCCTGCCCTGACCGAGCGTGGCGGGTACATCTTCACGCTCTCCAGCCTCGCCGGGAAGAACCCCCTGCCGGGCGGCGGCGCGTACAACGCCAGCAAGTTCGGCCTGAACGGCCTCAGTGAGGTGCTGAACCTCGACCTGCGCGACCGTGGGATCAAGGTCACGCAGATCATGCCCGGCAGCGTCGCCACGCACTTCGCCGGGCACACGCCCGACGCGGACAGGGACGCCTGGAAGATCCAGCCCGAGGACCTCGCGCAGCTGACCGTCGACCTCCTGCACATGCCCGAGCGCACCCTGCCCAGCCGCGTCGAAGTGCGCCCCAGCCGCCCCCCGAAGAAGTAG
- a CDS encoding MazG family protein, producing the protein MQDLLLIMRRLRAPDGCPWDREQTHESLRPYLLEEAAEAADAVSSPDRAELADELGDVLLQVAFHSVIAEEAGTFTYADVERAIVEKLVRRHPHVFAQASVSGSEEVVTNWQAIKAAERGGRVRRPEDRVPAGLGALAREAKTQRLAGQVKTTPDAARAALLSAAQAAPDSAQGVAEVLAAAVAWARAAGVDPELALRERTLDTLHALSGEGEETA; encoded by the coding sequence ATGCAGGATCTCCTCTTGATCATGCGGCGCCTGCGCGCGCCGGACGGCTGCCCCTGGGACCGCGAGCAGACGCATGAGTCCCTGCGCCCCTACCTGCTGGAGGAAGCGGCCGAGGCGGCCGACGCCGTGAGCAGCCCCGACCGGGCCGAGCTGGCCGACGAGTTGGGGGACGTGCTGTTGCAGGTGGCGTTTCACAGCGTGATTGCCGAGGAGGCGGGCACGTTCACTTACGCGGACGTGGAGCGCGCCATCGTGGAGAAACTAGTGCGGCGCCACCCGCACGTGTTCGCCCAGGCGAGCGTGAGTGGCAGTGAGGAGGTCGTCACGAACTGGCAGGCCATCAAGGCGGCCGAGCGGGGGGGCCGGGTGCGCCGTCCGGAGGACCGGGTGCCCGCCGGTCTGGGCGCCCTGGCGCGCGAGGCGAAAACGCAGCGGCTGGCCGGACAAGTGAAGACCACGCCGGACGCGGCCCGCGCCGCGCTGCTGAGCGCCGCCCAGGCGGCCCCCGACTCGGCTCAGGGTGTGGCGGAGGTGCTCGCCGCCGCCGTGGCGTGGGCGCGCGCGGCGGGCGTGGACCCCGAACTGGCCCTGCGCGAGCGGACGCTGGACACCCTGCACGCCCTGTCCGGCGAGGGTGAGGAGACCGCGTGA
- a CDS encoding NUDIX hydrolase — MSDPLDAALNDPWVTWLGGRERRTLHLPEYRRAAVLVGLTREADARVLLTLRSPDLPTHQGQISFPGGSLERGETPVQAALREAQEEVGLDPDQVAVLGELDDVFTPVGFHVTPVLARIPAQPTLTLSGEVAQLLLPTLSELRAVPMTRETRTLPDGTHVPLYRYPWQGHDIWGMTARVLHDLLGGGPA; from the coding sequence GTGAGCGATCCGCTGGACGCCGCCCTGAACGACCCGTGGGTGACGTGGCTGGGGGGGCGCGAGCGGCGCACCCTGCACCTGCCGGAGTACCGGCGCGCGGCGGTCCTGGTGGGCCTCACGCGCGAGGCAGACGCGCGGGTGCTGCTGACGCTGCGCTCACCGGACCTGCCCACCCACCAGGGGCAGATCAGTTTCCCCGGCGGCAGCCTGGAGCGCGGCGAGACGCCCGTGCAGGCGGCGCTGCGTGAGGCGCAGGAGGAGGTCGGACTGGACCCGGATCAGGTGGCGGTGCTGGGCGAACTGGATGACGTGTTCACCCCGGTGGGGTTTCACGTGACGCCCGTTCTGGCGCGCATCCCGGCCCAGCCGACCCTGACCCTGTCCGGCGAGGTCGCGCAGCTGCTGCTGCCCACGCTGTCCGAGCTGCGCGCCGTGCCCATGACGCGGGAGACCCGCACGCTGCCGGACGGGACGCATGTGCCCCTCTACCGCTACCCGTGGCAGGGTCATGACATCTGGGGGATGACGGCGCGGGTCCTGCATGATCTCCTCGGGGGCGGCCCCGCCTGA
- a CDS encoding DUF4384 domain-containing protein: MNKLLLIPAAMLLSTAAAAPKISAQSIIVNPTQPDLSVSVRVDKDTSGNQNPAYRVGDKISISTTVNRDAYVYLFNVNPDGSVDQILPNRLSDSNLVKANTTKVFPAAEDKFNFTVAGPIGQNKVLALASLTPLNLDQISSFKTAQDQFATVNAKNQAGLAQALSIVVNPLPQNSWVSDTAFYTVAGRTPISTGSLFVGTNVANATVILNGQRLGGANVTYSNLKAGSYPIRVQAPGYRDFTTTVAIKGGSTTNVNVEFAQAVVTPTPSAFTVAIRSSVTGARVFVDGQEAGTIRNGGLDLQLDGGTHEIVMIAPGYRTFVSNYNITKNGQITITPSR; this comes from the coding sequence ATGAACAAACTTCTTCTGATTCCAGCCGCGATGCTCCTGAGCACCGCCGCCGCTGCCCCCAAGATCAGCGCCCAGAGCATCATCGTGAACCCCACCCAGCCGGACCTGAGCGTCAGCGTCCGTGTGGACAAGGACACCAGCGGCAACCAGAACCCCGCCTACCGCGTGGGTGACAAGATCAGCATCAGCACCACCGTCAACCGTGACGCTTACGTGTACCTGTTCAACGTGAACCCCGACGGCAGCGTCGACCAGATCCTCCCCAACCGCCTGAGCGACAGCAACCTCGTCAAGGCCAACACCACCAAGGTGTTCCCCGCCGCCGAGGACAAGTTCAACTTCACGGTCGCGGGCCCCATCGGGCAGAACAAGGTCCTGGCCCTGGCCAGCCTCACGCCGCTGAACCTTGATCAGATCAGCTCCTTCAAGACCGCGCAGGACCAGTTCGCCACCGTGAACGCCAAGAATCAGGCGGGCCTGGCGCAGGCGCTGAGCATCGTCGTGAACCCCCTGCCGCAGAACAGCTGGGTCAGCGACACCGCCTTCTACACGGTCGCGGGCCGCACGCCCATCAGCACCGGTAGCCTGTTCGTCGGCACGAACGTCGCCAACGCTACCGTGATCCTGAACGGCCAGCGACTGGGCGGCGCGAACGTCACCTACAGCAACCTGAAGGCCGGCAGCTACCCCATCCGCGTGCAGGCCCCCGGCTACCGTGACTTCACGACCACCGTCGCCATCAAGGGTGGCAGCACCACCAACGTGAACGTCGAGTTCGCGCAGGCGGTCGTCACGCCCACCCCCAGCGCCTTTACGGTCGCGATCCGCAGCAGCGTCACCGGCGCGCGCGTGTTCGTGGACGGCCAGGAAGCCGGCACCATCCGCAACGGCGGCCTGGACCTCCAGCTGGACGGCGGCACCCACGAGATCGTGATGATCGCCCCCGGCTACCGCACCTTCGTGAGCAACTACAACATCACGAAGAACGGCCAGATCACCATCACCCCCAGCCGCTAA